One Alphaproteobacteria bacterium LSUCC0396 genomic region harbors:
- a CDS encoding FAD/NAD(P)-binding protein, with product MADQNILIIGSGFAAAVTVIHLVQAGIKPATITIVGPGALGAGNAYGCDDKDFRLNVRAALMWIWPEKRDDFGLWAKANITDDPEAVQNSGNFYRRRDFARYVKSCLDTVLADAGAPHNGITHHQQIVTSLGTADSGGWQASLDDGRLITADHVILATGNPTPQWPCRVNHAVMASPATAKLLVQNPWDGRWLDHVTSGSRIAIIGSGLTALDAITALARRNHQAQIYLLAPHGNLPPVQADWVKQGPPIWPKPPRPSKILRRFRSYLPDLPPEDSRWQAAFEELRIDINQQWAALNDDDRRRLMRRLGWLWSRYRYRAAPQTIVAATRLQQSGILDICHARLTAINPGDDTPLRLDLTGAAGEVRCLDVDYVINCTGAGQDPFLASLVTAGIGVADALGKGLRVTADNQIIRPDGSASKNLLMIGPQMASSLGDVVAASEVSLAAIRVAGNFAEQLVGRGKRHDGGIDA from the coding sequence GTGGCCGATCAAAATATCCTGATTATTGGCAGTGGTTTTGCTGCTGCGGTGACCGTAATTCATCTGGTCCAAGCTGGCATAAAACCGGCCACGATCACGATTGTCGGGCCGGGTGCGCTTGGTGCGGGCAATGCCTATGGCTGTGACGATAAGGATTTCCGGCTGAATGTGCGTGCCGCACTGATGTGGATATGGCCTGAAAAGCGTGATGATTTCGGCCTTTGGGCAAAAGCGAATATCACCGATGATCCGGAGGCCGTGCAGAATTCCGGTAATTTTTACCGGCGTCGTGATTTTGCCCGTTATGTGAAAAGCTGCCTTGATACGGTTTTGGCCGATGCTGGCGCGCCGCATAATGGCATCACCCATCACCAGCAAATTGTAACCAGCCTTGGCACGGCCGACAGCGGCGGCTGGCAAGCAAGCCTTGATGATGGCCGCCTGATCACCGCCGATCATGTCATTCTGGCAACTGGCAATCCAACGCCGCAATGGCCGTGCCGGGTTAATCACGCGGTTATGGCATCGCCAGCGACGGCAAAACTGCTGGTGCAAAATCCGTGGGATGGGCGCTGGCTTGACCATGTAACCAGCGGATCGCGCATTGCCATTATTGGCAGTGGCCTGACCGCGTTGGACGCGATTACCGCGTTGGCACGGCGCAATCATCAGGCGCAGATTTATCTGCTGGCACCACATGGTAACCTGCCGCCAGTACAGGCAGATTGGGTAAAACAGGGGCCGCCAATTTGGCCAAAACCGCCACGCCCGTCAAAAATCTTGCGCCGGTTCCGCAGTTATCTGCCCGATCTACCGCCAGAAGATTCGCGCTGGCAAGCGGCCTTTGAGGAATTGCGCATCGACATTAACCAGCAATGGGCGGCATTGAATGATGATGATCGGCGGCGGTTAATGCGCCGCCTTGGATGGCTGTGGTCGCGCTACCGTTATCGCGCCGCACCGCAAACCATCGTCGCGGCAACGCGGCTGCAGCAATCGGGTATTCTGGATATCTGTCATGCACGGCTGACAGCGATTAACCCGGGCGACGATACGCCGCTGCGGCTTGATCTGACGGGCGCTGCTGGTGAGGTGCGCTGCCTTGATGTTGATTATGTGATTAATTGCACCGGTGCAGGCCAAGACCCGTTTCTTGCGAGTTTGGTAACAGCCGGTATCGGCGTTGCTGATGCGCTTGGAAAAGGGCTTCGGGTCACTGCGGATAACCAAATCATCCGGCCTGATGGCAGTGCCAGTAAAAACCTGCTGATGATTGGTCCCCAGATGGCCAGCAGCCTTGGCGATGTTGTTGCCGCCAGCGAGGTTTCACTGGCCGCGATAAGGGTTGCTGGCAATTTTGCCGAACAGCTAGTCGGCAGGGGCAAACGTCATGATGGTGGCATCGACGCTTAA
- a CDS encoding fumarate hydratase C-terminal domain-containing protein — protein sequence MVKPSKPRKIRLSANPTAEALAGLVIGDIVYLDGTVYTAREGVYKRVLEDGVAMPLALPGESAANFHCSPAATQHDDGSFDLGAVTATASFRFSKWIGPWLAASGAKLIIGKGGMSAKDYREHFVPHGAIYLTTVGYGTGALLGRGVKQVSNLHWKKELGLAQAMWVLEVENFGPFIVESDLAGNSLFERENARIAASLDKVYEGTRPAVLKRFGETDDRSDELI from the coding sequence ATGGTAAAGCCGAGCAAACCGCGTAAAATTCGCCTCAGCGCGAACCCCACCGCCGAAGCATTGGCCGGTCTGGTGATTGGCGATATTGTTTATCTTGATGGGACTGTCTATACCGCGCGTGAAGGGGTTTATAAACGCGTGCTGGAAGATGGCGTTGCAATGCCGCTGGCGTTACCCGGCGAGAGTGCGGCCAATTTTCATTGCTCGCCCGCTGCCACTCAGCATGATGATGGCAGCTTTGATCTTGGTGCGGTAACAGCAACCGCATCCTTTCGGTTTTCCAAATGGATCGGCCCGTGGCTGGCCGCATCCGGGGCCAAGCTGATCATTGGTAAAGGCGGAATGAGCGCCAAGGATTACCGCGAGCATTTCGTGCCGCATGGTGCCATTTATCTGACCACGGTTGGCTATGGAACGGGCGCGCTTTTGGGCCGCGGTGTCAAACAGGTCAGCAATCTTCACTGGAAAAAGGAACTTGGGCTTGCGCAGGCCATGTGGGTTCTTGAGGTGGAAAATTTCGGCCCCTTCATTGTCGAGAGCGACCTTGCCGGCAATAGCCTGTTTGAGCGTGAAAATGCCCGTATCGCGGCATCGCTTGATAAGGTCTATGAAGGCACCCGACCAGCGGTTCTGAAACGCTTTGGCGAAACCGATGACCGCAGCGATGAATTGATCTGA
- a CDS encoding fumarate hydratase codes for MINIELIQQTAESLMAKAAIEIPDDYLAGLQQAANDEDGDLSSFVLEAMLENYAAAKEDSRAMCGDTGCPRWYVKMGNEAQIDGGPVALEAALRRATANATQSVPLRPNRVHPLWRTDHDNNVGIGAPEIEYGFEPNGNWIDLITVHKGGLFGTDYRMLFPSDGIEGIKRFYLDSLVAFGKRGLACQPAIIGIGLGGSKDSCMVLGKRAACLRVVGNRNPDPKIAALEDEFKTLGNNIGMGAMGFVGKSMVIDCNIEVGYCHTGGMQMSVHAFCLSSRRAVARIFDDGRVEYRTDPEWFTDYQRRETVEW; via the coding sequence ATGATCAATATCGAGCTTATTCAACAAACCGCTGAAAGCCTGATGGCGAAAGCAGCAATTGAAATTCCCGATGATTACCTTGCCGGTTTGCAACAGGCCGCCAATGACGAGGATGGTGACCTGTCCAGTTTTGTGCTTGAGGCGATGCTGGAAAATTACGCAGCCGCAAAAGAAGACAGCCGCGCCATGTGCGGTGATACTGGCTGTCCTCGATGGTATGTCAAAATGGGTAATGAGGCGCAAATTGATGGTGGGCCGGTCGCGCTTGAGGCGGCGCTGCGACGTGCGACCGCAAACGCAACACAATCGGTGCCATTGCGGCCAAACCGGGTGCATCCATTATGGCGAACCGACCATGATAATAATGTCGGCATTGGGGCGCCGGAAATCGAATATGGGTTTGAACCGAACGGTAATTGGATTGATCTGATTACTGTTCACAAGGGCGGCCTGTTTGGCACTGATTACCGGATGCTGTTTCCAAGTGACGGCATCGAGGGCATCAAGCGGTTTTACCTCGACTCGCTGGTGGCGTTTGGCAAGCGCGGTCTGGCCTGTCAACCGGCGATTATCGGCATTGGTCTTGGCGGCTCAAAAGATAGCTGCATGGTGCTTGGCAAGCGTGCCGCCTGTCTGCGTGTCGTTGGCAACCGTAATCCTGATCCGAAAATTGCCGCGCTTGAGGATGAGTTCAAGACATTGGGCAACAACATCGGTATGGGCGCGATGGGGTTCGTTGGCAAATCAATGGTGATTGATTGCAATATCGAGGTTGGCTATTGCCATACTGGCGGGATGCAAATGAGTGTTCATGCCTTTTGTTTGTCGTCGCGCCGTGCGGTAGCGCGGATTTTTGATGATGGGCGGGTTGAATATCGCACTGACCCTGAATGGTTTACCGATTATCAGAGGCGGGAGACAGTCGAATGGTAA
- a CDS encoding L-aspartate oxidase, with amino-acid sequence MKPIIERHDTDILILGTGGAGLFAALHAQKAAPDQKVTIAVKGLIGKCGCTRMVQGGYNVALHPQDSVERHFMDTIIGGKWLPDQDMAWRLVTTAVTRIHELENEIGCFFDRNSDGTLHQKAFAGQTFDRTAHKGDLTGIEIIGRLMEQVLSRPVEKMQEHRAIGLIPSRDGSALAGVLFIDMRRGTFRLVRAKTVLMATGGGPTMYKYHTPSGDKSMDGLSMALRRGLRLRDMEMVQFHPTGLMAGDETKMTGTVLEEGLRGAGGYLINGENNRFMFDYDDAGERATRDIVSRAIYEEMRQGRTSPYGGVYISMAHLGPDVVAKKFQGMVKRCADSGFDLAAGLVEVVPTAHYLMGGVVVDVDTRTDLHGLYVAGEDAGGAHGSNRLGGNGVANSTVYGGIAGDVMGADAMKMGALHDPDETVLDEELARALIPFSAKPGNVQELRTQLMDIMWDDVGVMRDAAGIQRGIKKIAALKDEMETVGVAADNLAFNLSWHDWLSLQSLIDTSEVIAKAGLSRENSRGAHFREDFPDAGSFDQSYFTVATSGDKGIEVSREAVKFTIVKPGESLLGADEAETLVGAAQ; translated from the coding sequence ATGAAACCAATCATTGAACGACATGATACCGATATTCTGATTTTGGGCACTGGTGGGGCGGGTCTGTTTGCCGCCCTTCACGCGCAAAAGGCTGCACCGGATCAAAAAGTTACAATCGCGGTGAAGGGGCTGATCGGCAAATGCGGCTGCACGCGGATGGTGCAGGGCGGCTATAATGTGGCGCTACATCCCCAAGATTCGGTCGAGCGTCATTTCATGGATACGATCATCGGCGGCAAATGGCTTCCTGATCAGGATATGGCCTGGCGACTTGTCACCACGGCAGTAACCCGTATTCATGAGCTGGAAAATGAAATCGGCTGTTTTTTCGACCGCAACAGTGATGGCACGCTGCATCAAAAGGCCTTTGCCGGACAGACCTTTGACCGCACCGCCCATAAGGGCGATTTGACCGGTATCGAGATTATTGGCCGCCTGATGGAACAGGTGCTGTCGCGCCCCGTTGAAAAAATGCAGGAACATCGCGCAATCGGGTTGATCCCGTCACGCGATGGCAGCGCGCTTGCCGGGGTTTTGTTTATTGATATGCGGCGCGGCACGTTCCGTTTAGTGCGGGCGAAAACTGTGCTGATGGCAACCGGTGGCGGCCCGACAATGTATAAATATCACACCCCATCCGGCGATAAGAGCATGGACGGATTGTCGATGGCATTGCGCCGCGGGCTTAGGCTGCGTGATATGGAAATGGTGCAGTTTCATCCGACCGGCCTGATGGCGGGTGACGAAACAAAAATGACTGGCACGGTGCTTGAAGAGGGGCTTCGCGGGGCTGGTGGCTATCTGATCAATGGCGAGAATAACCGGTTTATGTTTGATTATGATGATGCGGGCGAACGCGCCACACGCGATATTGTCAGCCGCGCTATTTACGAAGAAATGCGGCAGGGTCGTACCTCGCCCTATGGCGGGGTTTATATCTCGATGGCGCATCTTGGGCCGGACGTTGTTGCCAAGAAATTCCAAGGTATGGTCAAGCGCTGCGCCGATAGTGGATTTGATCTTGCTGCCGGTTTGGTCGAGGTGGTGCCAACCGCACATTATCTGATGGGCGGGGTTGTTGTTGACGTTGATACCCGCACAGACCTTCACGGCCTTTATGTTGCTGGTGAGGATGCTGGCGGAGCGCATGGATCAAATCGTCTTGGCGGTAATGGTGTTGCGAATTCTACTGTTTATGGCGGTATTGCAGGTGATGTAATGGGCGCTGATGCTATGAAAATGGGCGCATTGCATGATCCGGATGAGACCGTTCTTGATGAAGAGCTCGCGCGCGCGCTTATTCCGTTCTCGGCGAAACCGGGTAATGTTCAGGAATTGCGCACACAGCTGATGGATATCATGTGGGATGATGTCGGGGTGATGCGCGATGCTGCTGGTATTCAGCGCGGCATTAAAAAGATTGCTGCCTTGAAAGACGAAATGGAAACGGTTGGCGTTGCTGCCGATAATCTGGCCTTTAACCTATCATGGCATGATTGGTTAAGTCTGCAAAGCCTGATTGATACATCCGAGGTGATTGCCAAGGCTGGTCTGTCGCGCGAGAATTCACGTGGGGCGCATTTCCGCGAAGATTTCCCTGACGCCGGATCGTTTGACCAATCCTATTTCACTGTTGCAACATCGGGCGATAAGGGCATTGAAGTTTCCCGCGAGGCAGTGAAATTCACCATCGTCAAGCCGGGCGAGTCACTGCTTGGGGCGGACGAGGCCGAAACGCTGGTGGGGGCTGCACAATGA
- a CDS encoding succinate dehydrogenase yields MIRPHRSHPLWFAFLLHRLSGLSLALFLPVHFYMLSLAVSAPVRLDGFLRFTDLTIVKLAEFGLVFLLAVHLFGGLRLMALEFLPWSPHQKTMAASAVALAFLVSTLFFLKAI; encoded by the coding sequence ATGATAAGGCCGCACCGATCGCACCCTCTGTGGTTTGCCTTTTTGCTGCACCGGCTATCGGGGCTTAGTCTGGCGCTATTTTTGCCGGTTCATTTCTATATGTTGTCTCTTGCCGTGTCGGCGCCGGTGCGCCTTGACGGCTTTCTGCGTTTTACCGATTTGACGATTGTTAAACTGGCTGAATTTGGGCTGGTGTTTTTGCTGGCCGTCCATCTTTTTGGCGGGCTGCGGCTTATGGCGCTGGAATTTCTGCCATGGAGCCCGCATCAGAAAACCATGGCGGCGTCGGCCGTCGCACTGGCCTTTCTGGTGTCGACACTATTCTTTTTGAAAGCGATTTAA
- a CDS encoding succinate dehydrogenase, whose protein sequence is MLDIRLYMAQRLTALIMVPLVIGHIAVMIYAVQGGLTVAEILARTQGSVAWFLFYGSFVVAVSVHGAIGVRVISFEWLGLRGRALTLFSWAVFAALLGLGGKAVYSVTFAGGGL, encoded by the coding sequence ATGCTGGATATTCGTTTATATATGGCACAGCGTCTAACCGCGCTGATTATGGTGCCACTAGTAATCGGCCATATTGCGGTCATGATCTATGCGGTTCAGGGCGGCTTGACGGTTGCCGAAATTCTGGCCCGTACACAAGGCTCTGTTGCATGGTTTTTATTTTACGGCAGTTTTGTTGTTGCGGTGTCAGTGCATGGGGCCATTGGCGTGCGGGTAATCAGCTTTGAATGGCTAGGGCTTAGGGGGCGCGCCCTAACGCTTTTCAGCTGGGCAGTTTTTGCGGCGTTGCTGGGGCTTGGCGGCAAGGCGGTTTATAGCGTTACCTTTGCAGGAGGCGGGCTATGA
- a CDS encoding succinate dehydrogenase/fumarate reductase iron-sulfur subunit, which produces MADETQMMTVSIWRESGDDGRFEKYQVPARENQTVLDVVAYVQQYIDPTLSYRFACRVGMCGSCAMMVNGAPRWTCRTHVSKVVAGDELEVAPLRNLPVIKDLATDMDPFFEKWVAAKAVFHPSATRDDPMAPITPDDPMRIAASEAIECINCAICYAACDVVESNPDYFGPAALNRSWSLLNDSRDAGQDVRLAAVGSNGGCHNCHSQQGCVQYCPNELNPTLSIAGLKRETTKALFRRSR; this is translated from the coding sequence GTGGCGGATGAAACGCAAATGATGACCGTGTCGATCTGGCGCGAAAGCGGCGATGATGGCCGCTTTGAGAAATATCAGGTGCCGGCGCGTGAAAACCAGACGGTGCTTGATGTCGTGGCGTATGTTCAACAATATATTGACCCGACTTTATCGTACCGGTTCGCCTGCCGTGTTGGGATGTGCGGATCATGTGCGATGATGGTTAATGGTGCGCCGCGCTGGACCTGCCGCACGCATGTCAGCAAGGTTGTCGCCGGTGATGAATTGGAAGTTGCGCCATTGCGGAACCTACCAGTGATTAAGGATCTGGCAACCGATATGGATCCGTTTTTCGAAAAATGGGTTGCTGCCAAGGCGGTGTTTCATCCCAGTGCCACCCGGGACGATCCGATGGCGCCGATTACGCCCGATGATCCAATGCGCATTGCGGCGAGTGAGGCGATTGAATGTATCAATTGTGCGATCTGTTATGCGGCGTGTGATGTGGTCGAGTCGAACCCCGATTATTTTGGTCCGGCAGCCTTGAACCGGTCATGGTCGTTGTTGAATGACAGCCGTGATGCCGGTCAGGATGTAAGGCTGGCGGCGGTTGGCTCGAACGGTGGATGTCACAATTGCCACTCTCAGCAAGGCTGTGTGCAATATTGTCCGAACGAACTTAACCCCACCTTGTCGATCGCTGGATTAAAGCGGGAAACGACCAAGGCATTGTTCCGGCGGAGCCGCTAG
- a CDS encoding LysR family transcriptional regulator has product MSIRQLRTLLAIQDHGSFSAAAAACHVTHAAVSQQMKALETLWGVALFDRKGRRPELTPTGRALAAKADEIIRAYDGILASVIGDQGFQGEFVLGAVPTTLTGLVPLALSLLRQRHADLRVTIYPGLSRQLMQQLDRGAIDAAIITRPDLLPQGLACLDIAAEPMQLLAPPQTDSGDPIELLRTRPFIRFDRNAIFGQMVEGWLQKHKITVRDSMELEGLEAISSMVMANLGVSIVPKRCVRNMNPLPVKRLALSGNPPARQLGLAYRDGTPKLSVIKAGETALLDAVAIGEFSS; this is encoded by the coding sequence ATGTCCATCCGCCAGCTCCGTACATTGCTCGCCATCCAAGATCACGGCTCGTTCAGCGCCGCCGCCGCCGCTTGTCATGTCACCCATGCGGCGGTAAGCCAGCAGATGAAGGCGCTTGAAACATTATGGGGTGTCGCGCTGTTCGACCGCAAGGGCCGCCGCCCTGAATTAACCCCGACCGGCCGCGCGCTGGCCGCCAAGGCCGATGAAATCATCCGCGCTTATGATGGCATCCTTGCATCGGTGATCGGTGATCAGGGGTTTCAGGGCGAATTTGTACTTGGCGCGGTGCCAACAACCCTGACCGGGCTGGTGCCGCTGGCACTATCGCTGCTGCGCCAGCGCCATGCCGATTTAAGGGTCACGATCTATCCGGGCCTATCACGTCAATTGATGCAACAGCTAGATCGTGGCGCGATTGATGCGGCGATCATCACCCGCCCGGACTTACTACCGCAAGGGCTGGCCTGCCTTGATATTGCGGCCGAACCGATGCAGCTTTTGGCCCCCCCACAAACCGACAGCGGTGATCCGATTGAGCTGTTGCGCACCCGTCCTTTTATCCGGTTTGACCGCAATGCAATTTTTGGTCAGATGGTCGAGGGGTGGCTGCAAAAACACAAGATCACTGTCCGAGATTCGATGGAGCTTGAGGGACTGGAGGCAATTTCCAGCATGGTGATGGCTAATCTTGGCGTCTCGATTGTACCGAAACGATGTGTGCGCAATATGAACCCGTTACCGGTCAAACGCCTTGCCCTTAGCGGCAATCCACCGGCACGCCAGCTTGGCCTTGCCTACCGTGATGGCACGCCGAAACTAAGCGTTATCAAGGCTGGCGAAACGGCGCTTCTTGATGCGGTTGCGATTGGCGAATTCTCATCGTAG
- a CDS encoding CaiB/BaiF CoA transferase family protein, whose translation MGNRDLEGLLVVSLEQAVAAPYAASRLADAGARVIKVERPEGDFARNYDADAHGYSSYFVWLNRGKESVALDLKQPADVKIFKTMLTKADVFIQNLMPGALDRLGVSMAALRAADPRLITCDISGYGASGPFAQMKAYDFLVQAEVGLAQITGAPEEPGRVGVSVCDIAAGMTAHAAILQALVARGLTGEGRAIEVSLFHALADWMNVPYLQHHYGGREIRRPGLHHPTIAPYGAYRCGDEKMLLISIQNEREWVRLCSDVLDQPDLPQDPKFDSNVHRVQNRAALDAIMNGVFSQYSIDKIADKLQAAQIAFGRLNDMDVFAQHPQNRFVAVRTSAGDVKLLAPGAILNGALPTLGSVPDLGEHNDAIRAEFSGD comes from the coding sequence ATGGGGAATCGTGATCTTGAAGGGTTGCTTGTGGTCAGTCTTGAGCAGGCGGTAGCAGCACCATATGCGGCAAGCCGTCTGGCCGATGCTGGGGCGCGGGTGATCAAGGTCGAGCGCCCTGAAGGCGATTTTGCCCGCAATTATGATGCTGACGCGCATGGTTATAGTTCGTATTTCGTCTGGTTGAATCGCGGTAAGGAATCGGTTGCACTCGATCTGAAACAGCCCGCCGATGTAAAGATTTTCAAAACCATGCTGACCAAGGCAGATGTGTTTATCCAGAATTTAATGCCCGGTGCGCTGGACCGTCTTGGGGTTTCCATGGCGGCGTTACGCGCGGCTGATCCGCGGCTGATTACCTGTGATATCAGCGGCTATGGCGCGTCTGGCCCGTTTGCCCAGATGAAGGCATATGATTTTCTGGTGCAGGCCGAGGTGGGTCTGGCACAGATAACAGGTGCGCCTGAAGAGCCCGGACGGGTTGGTGTGTCGGTTTGTGATATCGCGGCGGGGATGACGGCGCATGCCGCAATCTTGCAGGCACTGGTGGCGCGCGGTCTTACCGGCGAGGGTCGCGCAATTGAGGTTTCGCTGTTTCATGCGCTAGCCGATTGGATGAATGTTCCGTATTTGCAGCATCATTATGGCGGGCGGGAAATCCGCCGTCCGGGCCTGCATCATCCGACAATTGCGCCCTATGGTGCCTATCGTTGCGGTGATGAAAAAATGCTGTTGATTTCGATCCAGAATGAACGCGAATGGGTGCGGCTTTGCAGCGATGTCCTTGATCAGCCCGACCTGCCGCAAGATCCGAAATTTGACAGTAATGTGCATCGGGTGCAAAACCGCGCCGCACTCGATGCGATCATGAACGGGGTGTTCAGCCAATATTCAATCGACAAGATCGCCGATAAATTACAGGCTGCGCAAATTGCCTTTGGCCGGTTAAACGATATGGATGTCTTTGCCCAACACCCGCAAAACCGGTTTGTTGCGGTGCGTACCTCAGCTGGTGATGTCAAGCTGTTGGCACCGGGCGCAATTCTAAATGGCGCGTTGCCAACGCTTGGTTCGGTGCCGGATTTGGGCGAGCATAATGATGCTATCCGCGCTGAATTTTCTGGCGATTAA
- a CDS encoding CoA ester lyase produces the protein MTLAKPLSVPLFVPGHRAALLSKAAASGADAVIMDLEDAVSDADKPAAHAALGDRPDLPVPLVVRCNGFDSGWFAKDMEALVKNPPQMIMLPKAESADHLDVIAKTLGADMPIVPIIESAIGLAAVEAMMQHPSVLQCAFGHLDFSLDIGAEPHWESLYYARGKIVVASRLGQKAAPLDGVAVRFDDAEIVENEARRARDMGFGGKLLIHPKQIAPAKSVFRPSQDDYEWARRVMAAVATSASAVQLDGAMVDVPVIKRAEAIIRDFEALA, from the coding sequence ATGACTTTAGCAAAACCTCTATCTGTTCCGCTGTTTGTGCCCGGGCATCGCGCCGCATTACTGTCAAAGGCGGCGGCTAGCGGCGCCGATGCTGTGATCATGGATCTTGAAGATGCGGTGTCTGATGCCGACAAGCCAGCCGCCCATGCGGCGCTGGGTGACCGGCCTGATTTGCCGGTACCGCTAGTGGTGCGGTGTAATGGGTTTGACAGCGGCTGGTTTGCAAAGGATATGGAAGCGTTGGTAAAAAATCCACCGCAGATGATTATGCTGCCAAAGGCCGAATCTGCGGATCATCTGGATGTGATTGCCAAAACGCTTGGGGCTGATATGCCGATTGTGCCAATCATCGAAAGCGCGATCGGGCTGGCGGCGGTTGAGGCGATGATGCAACACCCGTCAGTGCTGCAATGCGCATTTGGTCATCTGGATTTCTCGCTTGATATTGGCGCCGAGCCGCATTGGGAATCGTTATATTATGCGCGTGGCAAGATCGTTGTTGCCTCGCGTCTGGGGCAAAAGGCAGCGCCGCTTGACGGGGTTGCGGTGCGATTTGATGATGCCGAAATCGTTGAAAATGAGGCGCGCCGTGCCCGTGACATGGGCTTTGGTGGCAAGCTGCTGATCCACCCAAAACAGATTGCGCCAGCGAAATCGGTATTTCGGCCAAGTCAGGATGACTATGAGTGGGCACGGCGCGTGATGGCCGCTGTTGCGACCAGCGCGTCTGCGGTTCAGCTTGATGGGGCGATGGTTGATGTGCCGGTGATCAAACGGGCCGAGGCGATTATTCGTGATTTTGAGGCATTGGCCTAA
- a CDS encoding MaoC family dehydratase N-terminal domain-containing protein — protein sequence MDFSNWIGNSVTSNDVITPRMVNHFKHTLGAHCFAGTAVPPGMHWCLAPDAVDPDALGPDGHPKRGDFLPEIPYARRMWAGGWLEFHGDFSIGDHVSKQSRIDDITFKSGKSGNLCFVAVTHEFSVDGQLKLRERHDVVYREEVTAAPPLDPIADSKAAHRWQVDANSVMLFRYSALTFNGHRIHYDLPYSMNVEGHGGLLVHGPLQATLMLNLACTVNGKLPQHMAYRGVRPLVCGDPIMVDANPEDAKLAACVRGVDGNITMTATVTP from the coding sequence ATGGATTTTTCCAACTGGATTGGTAACAGCGTAACAAGCAATGATGTGATTACCCCGCGCATGGTTAATCATTTCAAACATACGCTGGGAGCGCATTGTTTTGCCGGTACCGCGGTGCCGCCCGGGATGCATTGGTGTCTGGCCCCTGACGCGGTTGATCCGGATGCGCTGGGGCCTGACGGCCACCCAAAACGCGGCGATTTTCTGCCCGAAATCCCCTATGCGCGGCGAATGTGGGCAGGTGGCTGGCTGGAATTTCACGGTGATTTCAGCATTGGTGACCATGTCAGCAAGCAAAGCCGCATTGACGATATCACCTTTAAATCAGGCAAAAGTGGCAATCTGTGTTTCGTTGCAGTGACGCATGAATTTTCGGTTGATGGTCAGCTGAAACTGCGCGAACGCCATGATGTCGTTTACCGTGAAGAGGTAACGGCCGCACCGCCGCTGGATCCGATTGCGGATAGTAAGGCCGCACATCGCTGGCAGGTTGATGCGAATAGTGTGATGCTGTTCCGCTATTCGGCGCTGACTTTCAACGGTCATCGTATTCATTACGACCTGCCTTATTCGATGAATGTCGAGGGGCATGGCGGGCTATTGGTTCATGGCCCTTTGCAGGCAACCCTGATGCTTAATCTTGCCTGCACGGTAAATGGAAAGCTGCCGCAACATATGGCCTATCGCGGGGTGCGCCCGCTGGTCTGCGGTGATCCTATTATGGTCGATGCCAATCCTGAAGATGCGAAACTGGCGGCCTGTGTTCGCGGCGTTGATGGCAATATAACCATGACAGCAACTGTCACCCCCTAG